From Arachis stenosperma cultivar V10309 chromosome 2, arast.V10309.gnm1.PFL2, whole genome shotgun sequence, one genomic window encodes:
- the LOC130961922 gene encoding uncharacterized protein LOC130961922, translating to MRAKLVVFPIRGRNWCFSRAIDHSLKNSATSSSHSPPTFKELWKGINVADKPFNAKAELLADYCGNKMNKAWVGLEKAPDGSIKKKIHGWGSWLLSQVKPSEIFLKSISNEVTSVEVIYPSSLNAQLVRRRLRHIAMRGTIIHRKYLYATVSLIPFSSALMVLPLPNVAFFWVSFRAYSHWRALQGSEKLFQLASDSSKMSNTSTHKKETEHKDSTNKTNNSSDEPHLKLLPSEELDDLVELEDGKDGLSQQAITKICKIYDLNTIDVLKYKKSTF from the exons ATGAGAGCCAAATTGGTTGTGTTCCCAATACGAGGGAGAAACTGGTGCTTCAGCAGAGCCATTGATCATTCTCTTAAGAATTCAGCTACTTCTTCCTCTCATTCTCCTCCAACGTTCAAAGAACTGTGGAAGGGCATTAATGTTGCTGATAAACCCTTTAATGCCAAAGCTGAGCTTCTTGCTGATTACTGTGGCAACAAG ATGAATAAAGCTTGGGTTGGTTTGGAAAAAGCACCGGATGGGTCTATCAAGAAGAAGATTCATGG GTGGGGGTCATGGCTTTTGTCACAGGTTAAGCCCTCCGAGATTTTCTTGAAATCTATATCGAATGAAGTCACTAGCGTCGAAGTCATTTACCCTTCAAG TCTGAATGCACAACTTGTTCGCCGAAGATTAAGACATATTGCTATGAG GGGAACAATTATCCACCGGAAATACTTGTATGCTACAGTTTCATTGATTCCATTTTCCTCTGCACTGATG GTTTTACCTTTGCCTAATGTCGCATTCTTCTGGGTTTCATTTCGGGCTTATTCTCATTGGAGAGCCCTTCAG GGAAGTGAGAAGCTATTCCAACTCGCCTCGGATAGCAGCAAGATGTCTAACACATCGACTCATAAGAAGGAAACTGAGCATAAGGACTCAACCAATAAAACCAATAATAGTTCAGATGAACCACACTTG AAATTGCTGCCATCGGAAGAACTTGATGATCTTGTTGAACTTGAAGATGGGAAAGACGGCCTGAGTCAACAAGCCATCACAAAAATTTGCAAGATATATGATTTGAACACCATAGATGTTCTAAAATACAAGAAATCTACCTTTTGA
- the LOC130962461 gene encoding uncharacterized protein LOC130962461, whose translation MPLYAKFMKELLTHKRNWKEQEIVVLTKECSAIIQHNLPEKMPDPGSFVIPCTIGDVTIQKALWCMKIDVIEPLVQEVLKAEVLDDILDPISECELVEVDNSPPQKAIVYMPKAKEETPQT comes from the exons atgcctctctatgCTAAATTTATGAAAGAATTGCTGACCCACAAGAGGAACTGGAAGGAACAAGAAATAGTGGTGTTAACCAAGGAATGCAGTGCCATTATTCAACACAACCTTCCTGagaagatgccagatccagggagcttcgtaattccttgcaccattggaGATGTCACCATTCAgaaagctttat GGTGTATGAAAATAGATGTTATTGAACCACTTGTTCAAGAGGTACTGAAAGCTGAGGTGCTTGATGACATTTTGGATCCTATCTCTGAGTGTGAATTAGTTGAAGTTGATAATTCACCACCCCAGAAGGCTATAGTTTACATGCCTAAAGCAAAGGAGGAAACCCCCCAAACTTGA